The DNA segment tgattaaattttatataaacatgataaattatcattttgtgtttttaacaataaataaaataagaatattattatttataagagATAATATAGTAAtgtaaattcaatgatttgattgatgtaagataaattattaatgatttgattgatgtaaaataaataattaatagatcaataaataatatgacgagaagaaCGCGAGATTGTATAAGATaaattatacatagattaataatataggATACCAAACGGTTTCATCCCATGATTATCagattataatatatatatatatatatatatatatatatatatatatatatattacactaAGAAATGAGATGTCTTAAAAGTTTTCTTAAAAATGTATTCAaagataaatatttttcaatatgTATGATATTCAATTTTTTCGGTGGATCAAATATATGAAAAGAAATGTTCAATTTATTAAATATCACATGTTAACGTATCTAAATTTATGAAATCATGTAGTTAAAAGTGTTCCTCtgtattttaagaaaattttattattataaattattcgAATGTGTTAATTTATTGCAACAAATCTTGAACGATGATTTTTTTGCAATATATTATCGTATGCATATagtatatattttgatttaatcGTAAAAAAGTGTCTATTGCATCGTGTACTTATATATAGTGAGAGTTTTAATCTTTTGGACAACCACCGTGACCAACTATGTGAGCATCGCCTGATTTAAAAAATTGGATCATACAtagatatacatatatatagaaattttcagctgtccaaccaATGATGTTCAATtcgtccccgaccactaaaatcTGGTAACGTGTTTTAGTGatgcgaaaaaaaaaacaattaaaaactgAAAACGAGGTGGGCAGGAATTATTGGGCAGTATATATGTACCTCTAATTTAATTGTATATCTCTCTGTATTGGACATTTGGTCCCCAACATTCACAATAAAAGATCAGTCTCGCAGCCCAATTATACAAACTAATATAAGAAATGCATTTAGTTTATTATATTTTCCTATGATTTAAAAAATTGGATCATATTCATGTGTATAATTGGGCTACGAGACTGATCTTTTATTGTGAATGTTGGGGTCCAATACAGAGAGCTATACAATTAAATTAGAGGCCCAAAATGGTTCTCTGTGTGTACAGGCCCAACATAAATTTACCATCCAATTGAGATAAAATACAGTTCACGACAGGGAAGCCGGAAGTGTAAGGTCATTAGATATCTCTCTTCTCTTCCAAATTTATCTTTTTGATTAGAACTGGTCATTTCGTCcatttataaaatatcattATTAATGTCCTCGTGGGATAATTGAAGTGATCGAgcgtttaaaatttaaattttagatgtCAAGTTCGAATAATTTTGTATTATGTGTCTGAGCCCTATAATCTTTTGTAAGTTTAGCTGACGTGTGACTTGTAGATTATTTGTACATATTTAGGATTGCACATCAGATAACTTGGTCTAAAAAATGATAGCTTTTCAAActagaaaaaatattttaatttatcattAAAAATATTGTGATTCAATATCaatgatatattaaaattagaataacaattttactaaatataatcgaaaaataataatataaaaatatgaaactcttaatttcaaaaatttcctaAATATTCTTTAATTAGCTTATGTTAACACGGAAAGATAATTGTTCATAGGATAGGGGTAAGTTTTCCCAAACACTGAAATCATATTAGGAATTGACAAAATTATTTGTTtgcattaataataataattgatgaAAGATCCACCCGTCACTTAGAAGCCTCCCTTTGTATCTAACCATGTGAGACGCGGAAAAGCATATGCTTTGTCTCAGCAGATCTTCGGACATCTGATGAAAGGATGAAATTTTTGCAGTATGGATTTTTCTGCGTGCATGTGATTTTTGGGATTGTATTTGTAATCCCATTTCCCCGCTGATCTATTTCACGCTTGCTTGTTTTATATGTATGCACATTTTGTATTCTGCTGTTGAGTTGTAGATTGTATGGTTTTTATGCAACCATTTCCCCGTCCCTTTGTTCTATTTTGCGTTTGAGTCCCGGAGAGAGGCATTCTAGGGTTGATATCAGACACCCATTTGGCAGGTTCACCAGAGGAAGGCAATCTTGTTTGTTGAAACTTTAAGCTGCCTATTAAATAGGGTGTACCTCATTTGCTATTTGATAGGGCAATTTCGTTGTTTTAAGGAGCCTTTAGAAGTAAAAAGCATTGTGTTTGGAGCTTTTTGAAAGATTTATAGTAATGGATAAGGATAATTCTCACCATAGTAGTGAAAGCTTACTACCACCTTCGGGGAGGTATTCTGCTTTTTCACCATCTGGTAGTTTTTATAATGTGAAGTCAGAGGTATCAGGATCTTCAAATTTACCTCCTTTTGGACCAGACAATTCACTAGAAACAAGTCATTTTGTTCACGGGTCACTACCTGATTCTAGCCGTTTTAGTTATGATATAAGCCAGATGCCTGATAACCCACCTAAGAAATTGGGGCACCGACGGGCTCACTCGGAGATTCTCACCCTCCCAGATGATATAAGCTTCGATAGTGATCTTGGGGTCGTGGGCGGATTTGATGGACCATCTTTTTCTGATGATACAGAGGAGGACTTGCTCTTGATGTATCTTGATATGGATAAGTTCAATTCACATTCGGTGACTTCTGAATTCCAAGTCGGCGAAGCTTCTGCTTCTATAATAACCGAGTCACAAGTTCATTTTGCTCGGCCATCGGTATCGGCATCAGGCAGCATGTCAACCGATATTTTTGCCACTGGTTTATATGATAAGCCAAGAATCAGGCATCAGCATAGCCAGTCCATGGATGGATCGGCTACTGTCAAATCTGAGGTGCTAATGTCTGGTTCAGAAGATCTAACACTAGCTGAATCCAAGAAAGCAATGTCTGCTGCTAAGCTTGCTGAACTTGCTCTCATCGATCCAAAGCGTGCTAAGAGGTAATATTTTCAGTGCTAACACATTGATAACTTTAAAACCAAGTTAGTTCTTTTGGTCTTTAGTAGTATTTACCAAACCATTGGTTGATTTATATGTATGGCTCGACTAATTGGGGTGTTGTGATGATCTTCTATTCTATTTGTAGTTTACAATAGCAGGATGTTGAATGCATAGTAACTTTACACTTTATGCCCATTGGTTGAacgttattttatatatatttttttgtttttataataTCCTTAAGAGTGAAGATGCAAGGAATTAATGCCATTTTGTCAAGATCCAAATATCAAGTTGTCACCttgattatgttttttttatgagtAATAGAAAGCTCGTTTACTTATCGTGCATCACTTTTTTAAGTTTTTCTTTGGCGTGTTACCTTCAAATTTTCGTAGATTCCTCAATTTGAGTGGGCTTGCTTATGTGTTTCGGTAGTTTCTGAGTTTTACTTCACTGATTCTAGTATGATTTTATGGTGATTTCGTTCTTAGCGGTTGACAAGCAACTCTTCAAGATACCTTTTATGTTTTCTATTTTCAATATTTGATTCTATTTTTAAGGATCAGCAAGTTTCTTGAAAGCACCTGAACTCAACTGAGGAATGTATGCTTTGATGCTAGCTACTCGAATAATATCTATTTAGCAATGGTATCGCTGAAGAGTTTGTGTTTAGATGTTAGTTATCAAACATGATTCTTTTTCCTCGGTCATGAGTAGAAACTTGCACATAATTTTTTGACACTTGGGTGCTTTCCTTTTATCAAGCCCCTGTATCCAATATTTGGCTGAAGGTATTTGATTGGATGATGTCTTTCTACTTTCAGATTTCAGAAGATTCAGAcatgtttttatgtatttttttaccAGATAACATAaatctattttaaaattttaaaatattattgtaaATACTGGTAATATTCTGTTATAGTACTTGGGCTTCTGGTAGTAAAAGCTATGTATACATCTCTATCTATTTCCAAGACATGTTTTCTATCAATCTCTCTGCATATCATTCTTTGGATTGCTCTATTGTTTGTCTCCTCCATGCATGCACAGGCACATTCTATTTTGGCCTTGATATGTTAGAAGATTTACTCCACTGACTTTGAATTCTTAATCATATCCTCTATTTCTTTCTTGTCATTATTCGAGTTTTAATTTTTGGGTAATATAAAGTGCTGAAGCAGATTTAGAATTGTTTGCCTTTTTTACTTGAATATGTGCTCTTAACCCGTCATTTATTCTCTTGCTGGTTTTACCATATCTGAACATTTAGCTGGTCTTTTTTCTTGATTGGATTATTGCGAGAGAGAGGGCACACCAGCAGGTTTTTTTAATTCTCATATGTATGTTGTGTATCTTGAACAGGATTTGGGCGAATAGGCAGTCGGCAGCAAGGTCAAAGGAACGGAAAATGAGGTATATAGGCGAGCTTGAAAGGAAAGTCCAGACCTTGCAAACGGAAGCAACTTCCTTGTCTGCACAGTTGACCTTGTTGCAGGTTCGTGTAAACCTTTAATTGTAGTGATAATAATTGTCATTGTTGGATGGCTTTCCATAAACAACACTTGCCCTCCATCCATCCTTAGGCAAAAGCACTAGAGAAAATCATGCATATCTTCCAAAAGGCTTACAAGTATAAAGCTCCTCAGGGTCCTTTGGGGAAAGTAAAGTGAACTTAGTTGAATAAAATGAAATGCGAAAAAGGATGAAAACAGAAACCTAGTAAAATGAagatttttttgtatttatttgCTAGTTTTTGGGGTTGGATTGAGGTTCTTCACTTTTTGCACTGCAAACTGGACTAAGAAATTACAGGCCCCGTCTCTGTGTACGTGACTATTGGTATATAGGCATTTGATTTTGTTCAGGAAACAGGACGAACATGATTTGGCTTTGCTAAGATAACAAAAAGGCATGGTTTATGGGCTCAAATGTTGTATGCCCTATGCAATTGTCACATAATTATCTATTTCTTCTTTCTCAACTACTTCCATAGCTTTTAGCTGCATCGAACCAAGATTGAGACAGCTTTGTGTGACTTCGTCCTTTTCTTTTTAACCAACAGAGAGATACAAACGGTATTACCGCTGAGAACAGTGAACTCAAACTTCGGTTGCAAACATCGGAACAACAAGTACACTTGCAAGATGGTAAGACTGCTTTGTTGGCAGTAACTTTCAGTCACTTTTTTCTGTTTACTTCCTAGTGAATAGTCATTGGGGAATACCGGAACAATTAACTAGAATGATGTGAACTTATACTGGATTTGACATTATAGTGTTGGTGCTGCCCTTGATTGATAATTAAGTGGATTAACTAGTGCCATTTGCTGCCATTTCAAAAAAGAAATAGAGATTAGTATCATTTCGTTATTCTTTAATTCTCTCAAATGAGATAGGATTAGAGCGGCATTCCAACTTCCATTGAATTCTGAAATAAAACTTTACATTTTTATGAAAGGGTATCTTTATCATCACATTGGGTGAGTTTTTTCCTAATTATCGTGACATATTTTTAACATAGCTTAATATTTATTATCGATATATTACCTAAATTTAACACAAATTTCTTCGTCACCGCGCATTTTATCCTCCTCTCCCGCAACATCACTGAATAATAATCAAATTACAAGTTTTAGTGCCTAATAAATAATATCCTAATCCTGAATTTGTTAGCTCAAAACTCAATGTAAATAACTGAAGCGGGGAGGGTGAAATTTTCGTACACAGATTTCCTTCAGCTtcatttaagttatgttattaTCATCTTTGATTCTCTTGTGGAAAACATTTTGTGTTCGTTCAAGAAAATTAATGAAAACACTGGAAACTAATTCacatgcttttttttttttgcgagTTGCACGTCTATTACTTGATATTCTTGTTAGTTACTCCTGtataataatactaataataattattattattatgttttaaacAGTTATACCATTATTTCATGCAAGAGGAACATGTGATATAATTTCACTTTCATTCATCTGGCCTTCTTATTTCATATCAAAAGCTTTAAATCTGATTTTCCTTCTGTTTAAACCAGCTTTGAATGATGCACTAAAGGAAGAGATCCAGCATCTGAAAATGCTGACAGGTCAAACAATTTTAAATGGTGGAGCGAAAATGAATTTCCCTGCGTCCTATGGCACGAACCAGCAATATTACTCCAACAACCATGCGGCGCATGCATTGTTAACAGCTCAACAATTGCAGCAGCTCCAGATACAACAGGGTCAGAAACAGCCACACCTGACTCAGCAGGTGCAGCCCTCGATGCAGCAGGAACTGCAGCAGCTGAGAAATTCTGTGCCATCTCTGCATAAAGACCTTGCTCCCAATGCATTGTCGAAGGACTAGAAGTGGTGAATGTGCATATTGTTTTTTCGATGTTGAAGATCTGTACATGCATGAAATATTGTttatcacaaagcttggaaactcTTGGTCAGTATGTTTAGGCATTGTATTAACGTGATGTGTGATTTCTTGTCCTGGTAGTGAATTACTTGTTACTGTATTTGTTCAGTTGCTGCCTCTGGAGCATTCGGCTCCTTGGTTTAGTCAGTTGCTTTAGTATTACTAATTGATACTTCAGTTTGTTGTTGTTTCTGTGTTTTGGTGAGTTACAAGTATTCTTTTTATTCATTTCAGTGAATAGTTGTGTAAAATAGTCATCTGAAGTATTgcatatgattttttatttgcTTAAGCCAGACCTACAGAGTGAGTTGACACATTATTTTCtccaaatattaatttaatggaaaattctgaaatatcattattaatataatttggatgaatttgaaattcaatCTCTGAATGTGAGCAACTACGATAAGACTTTAAATGAATCCAAATTTGATGTCATTcgattatatttaaaatatattcttaAATCAAATGTCTTTACGtgaattaaatttcataaattcaaATACAACTGTAGGTCTGTTTGATTCTTATCAGAATTGGGTGTAAATACTGTTCCAGGGACAATATTTGGTGGTAAGAAAAGATGAGCGTCAAGAATTTTAGGAAACCaaagaaaaatcaaatcaaactaAGGTAGATTTTGCAATTTTATGTTTTctcataaaaaaatcatatttattctGTAGTTTTACAGAATCAAAGAACATTTTGATACTCATATAACTACAGCATGGCAAGGAGACAAGATTCTGACTCCAATATTATCACATGACTGTGTAGCCAGGTCCTCCGCCACCTTCTGGCACCGTCCACTCAATATTTTGCTTTGGATCTTTAATATCACAAGCCTGAAAAAGGATGAAAACTCCCGGCTCATTTATGTTCACTACAAAGAAAtgtaagaaaaaaaacaaatgtcCCCATCTCCTAAGGGCCTTGATCAAATGAATCGGAACAGGTATAATCACCATGGTAGTTGCATGAGAATGTTCTTCTCATATGTTACCAGAGTCATATTGGCTCTACATGTCCACTTATTAGACCAATTATTTGAATTTGGCACTCCTACCAAGTACATTCTCCATGCAAGCTCCTCACTTAGAATCAATGAATTTGCACAGACCAAACATTggtggagtaatctcaaaaaaaaaataaacattggTGTAGGAGTGAGATCGGTACAAACTAGGCCTTGTAGGCTTCTAACTATTAGGGGGTTGGCAATCTTATGATTCCCAAACCGATTCACATGAAAACGTGTGATGACATTGAAGTTCCAAAACGACCAGTGCTTTACGTTGTAGTATACGATCAAAATACTAAGTTTTAGAACGCTCCCTCAAGTTCTTTGAAACTAAACGTCCATTTTGAATCCTTTCTTTAACTATCTTTTTCTGGTTTTGTGGGGTCAAGTTATTGCATCAATACATTTCAATTACTTTTTTCATGCCAAGTTCATCATTGAAGAAAAGCAAGTAATCATATAGTTTGTACCTTGCAATGCAAGCAATTCTGTGCATTGATTTGCAGTTTTAACTGACCACTTTCATCTGCAATGTACCTATATGGATCATAGAAGTAATTCCGTGACGATGAAAAACTTTTAtcttatacaaaatataaaaaccATACTTACTCATAAACGCGTGCAGGGCAGTATCTGGATTCAGGTCCAGCATAGGTTGGTAAATTTACAAGTTCGGGGATTTTTGGATCACGCACACGAAGGTGAGCAGGTTGGTCATGATCATGATTTGTATTGCTCCTAATTGAAAATGAAACATAGCATTTAGCAATGAAAAATGGAAGGCCTACAGGAAAAGATCAAATGACAGATTCTTTTCATGGCTTTTCCAAGGATTCCCGATGAATATAAACGTCTAGATAAACTTGAATAGAGAAAGTACCTGTACAAAGAGGTTGTTATGTCAAATGATACAGCACCATCGGGTTTTGGGTAATCGATTGGTGCCCACAACCGTGCTTCCTGAAAATTTTGTTCACAAGCAACCAGCAAGAAAgaatattcatattttcattTCAGCAAATAATAATGTAACCGATCAATAAACTGCTAAACCGATACTTTATGTAGATAGAAACTCGCCATCAGATAGTGCAATAATAAATGTGTGACTATATTGCAGAAAGTTCTTACCTCAGTTGCTTCGTGGTCAGGTTTTCCATGTTTCAGTGTCCAAGGAGATTTTCCTTTCATTACGTAGCTGCCAAAGGCAAATTAAGTTGGTTGTTTATAATCCAAATAACAGAGATACGTTTCTGCACAAATTAGAGATAATCTTACTGTTCTATGGCACTTAGAGCCAAACCTGGAAAGAGTCCATACTCAAATGCCTGCAATACACACAAGAAAATTCtagtttttttctttcttttttttttttttttggagaaaCCAAACATGCAGTAATATATTATGACACGATAAAATTATGCCACAAAGTTCCTTTTTTCTGGAAAAAAAGACAAACAAACTTGTTCGTTTGGGGGGTGGAACATTATTTACACAAAACACTTTAATAGTCCCGTGAAAATGAGCTTCATGACCTGTACATCTGTGATAAGATTGAAATCATGGAAATACATTTTGTTTCTCACGTAATAGAACCATCAACCTAGTTACTGTTTAATAAAAACACTTAACTGGACGATAGTTTCTTGCAGTATGAAGTTCCTTCCATACCCATGAATTTCTTAAACTGCTCCAGAAGGCATCTAAAGATGAATCTTCGCAGAGTGCACCAAAAACGGATTCAGCAGCAAGCATTCCTGAGACAGAAAGTGAATGGACATGCTGTCATTTATGAACAGAAatatatgataaaatttttttatccaGCCagataccttaaaatattaccTTGACATATCCAATCTGCGTTGCTATACATatatccttaaaatatttaaaaccaCCAACTTCACACACTTTATAGTTATTGTTCATTTACATTAAAAAATCTTTACAAAAATTAAATCCATTCAAACGTAAAGAGTGTGCCCATCTCAAGAATAGTGTGTTGATTAACTATGCTTGTTCCATGAAACCAATCCTATTCTAAGTCAAAAAACTTATTGCCTTAAACATCAACCACTTGATCCGCTCACAAATATGGTGCTTGTACATCTAGTCTCACTACACGATATTTTTTAACAAACCCCTTGATTCTTGATTTGAagaaagtttaatttttcatttgGCCAAGAACAACCCCAGATGAGGGTTTCTCCTACTAAAGGCTCCAGGATATTTCTCCACTGATAAGTGCCAAATCATATACATGTTACTTAAAATGTAAGAAATTTTGTTTACTTAAACCAAAGTAAAGTTAATTTATACGTAAAGAACATTAGACAACACAATGCATGTCTCGACGAGCAACACCGCAAACATTCTATTGTTCCGCAATTATCATCAGCATTGAAGACAGTATTAGAAATATTGACGTAACCAAACATCATATGCTTTTCTCGTGTGTTTCAAATTCACTGCCAAATATCGAGTAAATATTAAtggaaaaattttaaataataatatgttcaGTAACCAGTACCTGATTTCATTGCAGTGTGAGACCCTTTAATTTTTGGTACATTTAGAAAACCGGCAGAACATCCAATGATTGCTCCACCAGGAAACACTGGATATGGGAGGGACTGCAATTTGACTAACATAAAATTCTAATTGTATAAGGTCTAAGGAATCGATAATTTGCTGGAACATTACGGAAATGAATAACTAGGAAAAGCACTGGAATTCTACTTCTTTTCTATATTCTCACGATATCAAAAGTTTAAAATGTTTTAAGAAAAAAACAATTCTCATACACCTGATATCCGCCTTCATTTAAAGTGCGAGCACCATACTCGAGGACTGTACCTCCCTCAAGAAGAGGTCTGATGGCTGGGTGCTGCTTAAAtttctgaaataaaaattacagaaaataaaaatcaagattGATATTTCCTGGCATGAAACGTTCTCTTATGCTGTGAGGGATTACAAgaaaagaattttaaactcCTTCAATTCTGATAAATTCAATAAGAAAAATTCAGAGAGCCAGGGCCGTGATAAAAATCATCCAGAGGGTAGAAGAAAACAGTGAAGCAATAACAAGCAAACTGAAACCATTAATTGTTCACCAAAAATACCTGGAACTCTTCATATGGACTTAAGAACGGATTGTGATAGTTCAACGCAACCACCAAACCAATAGCCACCTGTAAAGTGGAAAAAATGAAACCACATTCCAAATTCAACTAAGGTATATGATAATAGATGGTTGGCAGGCCCCATGTGCAAAATATATATTGAAACATAAGTTGAGACAGAAGATACACAATTCATGTTAAACAAGCAGGACAGGGCGTATGAGAAAATTTACCCTTTCCGTAGCTAACTTGGAAATGAGAAGGTTGGAAACTAACTAGCAACTAAGTCGGTTTCACttgttataaaatttaaaagtttcaACCGCGGCGCGTATtttgatattaaaattttttgcaatttaaatCTTAGTAAGAATGCAAAACATTTTGCATGGAGTTTATTGTCGGTTCTAGTGATGATATCCATCCAACAACCCGATTCATTTAAAATGAAAACAACAAAAGCCTAAATAGTCAGATGATAATTATTTCTATCAGAGATCAGAGATGAACTTTCTTTTAGGCAAATTAAATTTACTATCCAAGACATGTGCTTGAACTGGCAGAGCACATATATCTAGAAGCCAAGTAAGTATTTCAACTGATGTTCATTTAGAGCATAATTTTTCTGGTGTCACGATCACAGGTGCCTTCCTATTATCCAATACACATAATATTGGAATTACCTGCCTATCCTTCATATGATACAAAAACGAGCCCCCGTAAGTCTTGTGGTCAAGTGGCCAGCCTATGGTGTGAAGCACGGCCCCAGCATCATGCTTGTCTGCACTAATTTCCCAAACCTGCCCATACATTATTTGAGGAACAAGTTCGGCTTTTGAAAATCCAAATACCAGGAAAGATTAAGAAACAATTTTTATTTCCATTCTTACCCAATAAGAATGCTTTGCtcaaaattaaaatagaaaatgagTGTAAAGATGTGGGATTCTGTAAATCACCTCTTTGAGTCCTAAAGCATAAGTTTGATGCTGCCCTTGTCCTTTCTCTCGCAAATTgtactttttaattattttctgagCATAAATCATATAAGAACACATTGTTACATGATTGAGACCCTTCCAAGGGATTTTTGAATACCATCAAGAAGACATTAGTTAATTTTCTGAAAACCTCAGATAGAGATCCTCGGCAACCTTCTGCAAACAGTGTCAAGCGGCCTATATATTACCATAGCAAAGTCAATCAACAGAAGTAAGATGTGGAACCTAAAGAAAAGGTATAATCTTGTTTCTTTATCTCAAACAGACACATTTGTATATTGATAGGTCATAATACTTGCCCTTCAGTTCAACGCCAGGCTGAAAATTATCCTTTTTAGAGCCATTTTTAGCCACTCCCATATCATTTGTCGCAATGCCAATTACCTTGTCATTTGTGTCGTATAATATCTGAAAGTAAATGATAAATAAGAAAACATTTACATCAGGAAAtgatcccaaaaaaaaaaagacattcACCTCACTAGCAGCAAAGCCTGGGTATATCTCAACTCCTAATTCTTCAGCCTTCAGTCCCAGCCACCTTACCAACTTACTCAAACTGAAAAGTAGCTTAAGCATTAATAAATGTGGGTATAAATGGCAACTGCATGTATACCAAGCTCGTCTGTAAATAGATATGAATATGTTGATATAGTTATACTTTAAAAGCATTCTTTATTCCTCAAGCAGAAAGAAGCACTTTCAATTATTCAGCTTCACAGTTTGAGTTGTCACCATAACAAGAATATCAAGGAACTTAAACATAAGAAAAGAAGTAATTTTACCAGTTaaaagagggggggggggggtggctATTCTTGGGGAAAAAAACTCCAAGTGGGAGGAATCACAGGATTCCACCGAGTCAGAACATAACAAACAAGGTAACAAAGGAGAAAACTGTAGAAtgctttcaaaatattttcctcaaAAGTGGCCTCAACGGTTGAGTCTCGTTTACATAATTGTGCCATCAAAAGATATGAAAAACTCTATAAAAGTACCTTATAACATAATTTCCTTGGTTATTAAAAGGAGATGGCAAGGAAAAAGCACGAGTCTTGGAAAGTAACCAAAACTTATCAGAAGACACAGGTACATGGATAGGTGCCTGCAATAACATTAACCAGTAAGACACAAACTAGAGTATCAGGTATGCTAATAAGAATTATTAAGAACGAAAAAGTGGAGTATAAAGCACAAGCAATCATAGATGAAAAACATCATTTGTAGCAATCATAGATGGAGAACACATTTCTAACTTCAAATATTTGAACTTTGATCATACACTGTTAGCGTTTTAAAGTTAGCTAGTCTAGAACACTATTTTGAAATATCAAGCCATAATATTTGTAATAGATTCAATGGTTTTGGGGTATGTTGCTTGGTTGTTTATGAAAGAGGAGGGAAGAACACACATCATAATGGATGATGTTAATCATCCAAACCAGAGTTCATTGCATCGGTATTTACCACCTCACTACTGGAAAGGGAAATGGAGAGAATCCTCGATCACAAAACTTTGGTGTCAGAAAATAACCAAGAACATTCAATGCAAAAGCTTCTAAGGTTTCATTCTTGAATATTTGCTGAGTCAACATAAACCAATTGTAATGTTCAGGT comes from the Henckelia pumila isolate YLH828 chromosome 1, ASM3356847v2, whole genome shotgun sequence genome and includes:
- the LOC140884467 gene encoding electron transfer flavoprotein-ubiquinone oxidoreductase, mitochondrial; translation: MLKLVSSSSKSKSSCRKFFSFTIHFPPLRIILEHSNLHSLYAQPKVLYSCWHSVNSAKTELLDHNRNGFFSSAFPKIPSKIRELCRYGIGFWRPQSFVGSVRSFSGESVCRESLNYDVVIVGAGPAGLSAAIRLKHLCKEKDVDLSVCVVEKGAEVGAHILSGNVFEPRALNELLPKWKQEEAPIHVPVSSDKFWLLSKTRAFSLPSPFNNQGNYVISLSKLVRWLGLKAEELGVEIYPGFAASEILYDTNDKVIGIATNDMGVAKNGSKKDNFQPGVELKGRLTLFAEGCRGSLSEKIIKKYNLREKGQGQHQTYALGLKEVWEISADKHDAGAVLHTIGWPLDHKTYGGSFLYHMKDRQVAIGLVVALNYHNPFLSPYEEFQKFKQHPAIRPLLEGGTVLEYGARTLNEGGYQSLPYPVFPGGAIIGCSAGFLNVPKIKGSHTAMKSGMLAAESVFGALCEDSSLDAFWSSLRNSWVWKELHTARNYRPAFEYGLFPGLALSAIEHYVMKGKSPWTLKHGKPDHEATEEARLWAPIDYPKPDGAVSFDITTSLYRSNTNHDHDQPAHLRVRDPKIPELVNLPTYAGPESRYCPARVYEYIADESGQLKLQINAQNCLHCKACDIKDPKQNIEWTVPEGGGGPGYTVM
- the LOC140889784 gene encoding probable transcription factor PosF21, which codes for MDKDNSHHSSESLLPPSGRYSAFSPSGSFYNVKSEVSGSSNLPPFGPDNSLETSHFVHGSLPDSSRFSYDISQMPDNPPKKLGHRRAHSEILTLPDDISFDSDLGVVGGFDGPSFSDDTEEDLLLMYLDMDKFNSHSVTSEFQVGEASASIITESQVHFARPSVSASGSMSTDIFATGLYDKPRIRHQHSQSMDGSATVKSEVLMSGSEDLTLAESKKAMSAAKLAELALIDPKRAKRIWANRQSAARSKERKMRYIGELERKVQTLQTEATSLSAQLTLLQRDTNGITAENSELKLRLQTSEQQVHLQDALNDALKEEIQHLKMLTGQTILNGGAKMNFPASYGTNQQYYSNNHAAHALLTAQQLQQLQIQQGQKQPHLTQQVQPSMQQELQQLRNSVPSLHKDLAPNALSKD